The Apostichopus japonicus isolate 1M-3 chromosome 6, ASM3797524v1, whole genome shotgun sequence genome contains a region encoding:
- the LOC139968608 gene encoding uncharacterized protein isoform X4, which produces MREEKMSIAMDTSIHSGMPSAGLPQSSQDHLQRKAGRMVKQHRLSKKESDGVNQLGGQFANGRPLPNFVRHQIVELAKKGVRPCDISRQLKVSHGCVSKILVRFYETGSIKPGVIGGSKPKVATRDVVDKIAEYKRDNPTIFAWEIRDQLLQENVCDKESVPSVSSINRILRNKIVNGYVRYDASLTVKNNKTQQNTAGQDMHDDSYTSRNMIDRAFFEAVAQASVLQAQAAQAAQAQAQAQAELQAQAQAAQAHAQAVAAQAQTQNQGQTQIQVQQGGQIHTLPVSHFQSSSSLAGQYQSYFSLASPNQGTAPSIPIHVPTTSPVNGVTATLQGNTAAVPQTAVSLKRLLDTTGQFVQMTVAKPKVSPSVKSEVLSPTKVEECEVSEAQTATGYTASDLANMAAYQERGRTDMANQHLEILKSLHSVAFAQNSVAAAVASSTMTSAITNDAATKQQLEYWKYLQAALKPAEQTTEQDQTLKNYYDSWVKDLALASSADQQFKIPISYTSTEAGLNPAAPTAVESIAKDLSVTADKHVSSGKHGTDKEGEDTTFAELKPASVLLTTTKQTDDCHVKTDEAGASLTYPSSTAYPATVQAYQDMARLGLLNR; this is translated from the exons ATGAGAGAAGAGAAAATGTCGATCGCCATGGATACAAGTATTCATTCGGGAATGCCTTCGGCCGGTTTACCTCAGTCTTCACAGGATCACCTACAAAGGAAAGCTGGAAGAATGGTCAAACAACATAGACTTTCAAAAAAGG AATCGGACGGAGTGAATCAGCTAGGAGGCCAGTTCGCCAATGGTAGGCCCCTTCCAAACTTCGTGAGACACCAGATTGTAGAATTGGCTAAGAAAGGTGTTCGTCCTTGCGATATCTCCAGACAGCTGAAAGTCTCCCATGGATGTGTCAGCAAAATTCTCGTCAG GTTTTATGAGACGGGGTCCATCAAACCAGGCGTTATAGGTGGCAGCAAACCTAAAGTTGCAACACGTGACGTTGTCGATAAGATAGCGGAGTACAAACGCGACAATCCGACCATCTTCGCATGGGAGATTAGGGATCAACTCCTTCAAGAAAATGTCTGCGATAAAGAATCGGTACCAAGTGTCAGCTCTATCAACAG AATTCTTCGGAATAAAATTGTGAACGGCTACGTGAGGTATGACGCCTCCCTTACCGTCAAGAATAATAAAACTCAACAGAACACTGCAGGACAGGACATGCATGATGATTCATATACATCTCGAAATATGATAGACAGAGCTTTCTTCGAGGCCGTGGCACAGGCTTCAGTTCTGCAAGCACAGGCCGCGCAGGCCGCACAGGCTCAGGCTCAGGCACAAGCCGAGCTTCAAGCCCAAGCACAGGCAGCCCAAGCACACGCTCAGGCGGTTGCAGCGCAAGCTCAAACTCAGAATCAAGGCCAAACTCAAATCCAGGTTCAACAAGGCGGCCAAATTCACACCCTTCCAGTCTCTCATTTTCAGTCCTCATCATCTCTTGCCGGTCAATACCAGAGTTATTTTAGCCTCGCATCGCCTAATCAAGGAACAGCTCCCTCTATCCCAATCCACGTCCCAACGACGTCTCCGGTCAACGGTGTCACAGCGACCTTACAAGGGAATACCGCCGCTGTACCACAGACAGCTGTGTCCCTGAAGAGACTCCTTGATACAACTGGGCAGTTCGTTCAAATGACGGTAGCAAAGCCGAAAGTGTCTCCATCCGTTAAGTCAGAAG TGTTATCGCCGACAAAAGTGGAAGAATGCGAAGTCTCTGAAGCGCAGACGGCTACGGGCTACACGGCGAGCGATTTAGCAAACATGGCCGCCTACCAAGAAAGGGGAAGGACTGACATGGCCAATCAACATTTAGAGATTCTTAAGTCCTTACACAGTGTTGCCTTCGCACAGAACAGTGTAGCCGCGGCAGTGGCTTCCTCGACAATGACGTCAGCAATTACCAACGACGCCGCCACAAAACAGCAACTCGAATACTGGAAATACCTCCAGGCAGCCCTTAAGCCTGCGGAGCAGACGACAGAACAGGACCAGACGTTGAAAAACTATTACGATAGTTGGGTGAAGGATCTTGCTCTAGCCAGCTCCGCAGACCAACAATTTAAG ATACCGATTTCGTACACATCGACCGAGGCAGGACTAAACCCAGCTGCTCCTACCGCGGTTGAATCGATTGCAAAAGATTTATCGGTTACCGCAGATAAACATGTTTCCAGTGGAAAGCATGGCACAG ACAAAGAGGGGGAAGATACCACATTCGCAGAATTGAAACCAGCTAGCGTTCTCTTAACCACAACCAAACAGACCGATGACTGTCATGTTAAAACTG ATGAGGCTGGTGCCTCCCTGACTTACCCATCCTCCACGGCTTATCCTGCAACGGTACAAGCCTATCAGGATATGGCACGTCTTGGTTTGTTAAACCGATAG
- the LOC139968608 gene encoding uncharacterized protein isoform X1, producing the protein MDCSKRKIFEGCCEVTSIHFRVWFGFIRAMDLLQENSGQFTSDNLGLNCSQENTDQLPCSSRVRRIFRHTESDGVNQLGGQFANGRPLPNFVRHQIVELAKKGVRPCDISRQLKVSHGCVSKILVRFYETGSIKPGVIGGSKPKVATRDVVDKIAEYKRDNPTIFAWEIRDQLLQENVCDKESVPSVSSINRILRNKIVNGYVRYDASLTVKNNKTQQNTAGQDMHDDSYTSRNMIDRAFFEAVAQASVLQAQAAQAAQAQAQAQAELQAQAQAAQAHAQAVAAQAQTQNQGQTQIQVQQGGQIHTLPVSHFQSSSSLAGQYQSYFSLASPNQGTAPSIPIHVPTTSPVNGVTATLQGNTAAVPQTAVSLKRLLDTTGQFVQMTVAKPKVSPSVKSEVLSPTKVEECEVSEAQTATGYTASDLANMAAYQERGRTDMANQHLEILKSLHSVAFAQNSVAAAVASSTMTSAITNDAATKQQLEYWKYLQAALKPAEQTTEQDQTLKNYYDSWVKDLALASSADQQFKIPISYTSTEAGLNPAAPTAVESIAKDLSVTADKHVSSGKHGTDKEGEDTTFAELKPASVLLTTTKQTDDCHVKTDEAGASLTYPSSTAYPATVQAYQDMARLGLLNR; encoded by the exons ATGGATTGTAGTAAAAGGAAGATATTTGAAGGTTGTTGTGAGGTGACTTCAATTCATTTTCGAGTTTGGTTTGGTTTTATACGTGCCATGGACCTATTACAGGAAAACAGTGGACAATTTACGTCGGACAATCTCGGATTAAATTGCTCTCAGGAAAATACGGATCAGCTTCCATGCTCATCCAGAGTTAGGAGAATTTTTAGGCATACAG AATCGGACGGAGTGAATCAGCTAGGAGGCCAGTTCGCCAATGGTAGGCCCCTTCCAAACTTCGTGAGACACCAGATTGTAGAATTGGCTAAGAAAGGTGTTCGTCCTTGCGATATCTCCAGACAGCTGAAAGTCTCCCATGGATGTGTCAGCAAAATTCTCGTCAG GTTTTATGAGACGGGGTCCATCAAACCAGGCGTTATAGGTGGCAGCAAACCTAAAGTTGCAACACGTGACGTTGTCGATAAGATAGCGGAGTACAAACGCGACAATCCGACCATCTTCGCATGGGAGATTAGGGATCAACTCCTTCAAGAAAATGTCTGCGATAAAGAATCGGTACCAAGTGTCAGCTCTATCAACAG AATTCTTCGGAATAAAATTGTGAACGGCTACGTGAGGTATGACGCCTCCCTTACCGTCAAGAATAATAAAACTCAACAGAACACTGCAGGACAGGACATGCATGATGATTCATATACATCTCGAAATATGATAGACAGAGCTTTCTTCGAGGCCGTGGCACAGGCTTCAGTTCTGCAAGCACAGGCCGCGCAGGCCGCACAGGCTCAGGCTCAGGCACAAGCCGAGCTTCAAGCCCAAGCACAGGCAGCCCAAGCACACGCTCAGGCGGTTGCAGCGCAAGCTCAAACTCAGAATCAAGGCCAAACTCAAATCCAGGTTCAACAAGGCGGCCAAATTCACACCCTTCCAGTCTCTCATTTTCAGTCCTCATCATCTCTTGCCGGTCAATACCAGAGTTATTTTAGCCTCGCATCGCCTAATCAAGGAACAGCTCCCTCTATCCCAATCCACGTCCCAACGACGTCTCCGGTCAACGGTGTCACAGCGACCTTACAAGGGAATACCGCCGCTGTACCACAGACAGCTGTGTCCCTGAAGAGACTCCTTGATACAACTGGGCAGTTCGTTCAAATGACGGTAGCAAAGCCGAAAGTGTCTCCATCCGTTAAGTCAGAAG TGTTATCGCCGACAAAAGTGGAAGAATGCGAAGTCTCTGAAGCGCAGACGGCTACGGGCTACACGGCGAGCGATTTAGCAAACATGGCCGCCTACCAAGAAAGGGGAAGGACTGACATGGCCAATCAACATTTAGAGATTCTTAAGTCCTTACACAGTGTTGCCTTCGCACAGAACAGTGTAGCCGCGGCAGTGGCTTCCTCGACAATGACGTCAGCAATTACCAACGACGCCGCCACAAAACAGCAACTCGAATACTGGAAATACCTCCAGGCAGCCCTTAAGCCTGCGGAGCAGACGACAGAACAGGACCAGACGTTGAAAAACTATTACGATAGTTGGGTGAAGGATCTTGCTCTAGCCAGCTCCGCAGACCAACAATTTAAG ATACCGATTTCGTACACATCGACCGAGGCAGGACTAAACCCAGCTGCTCCTACCGCGGTTGAATCGATTGCAAAAGATTTATCGGTTACCGCAGATAAACATGTTTCCAGTGGAAAGCATGGCACAG ACAAAGAGGGGGAAGATACCACATTCGCAGAATTGAAACCAGCTAGCGTTCTCTTAACCACAACCAAACAGACCGATGACTGTCATGTTAAAACTG ATGAGGCTGGTGCCTCCCTGACTTACCCATCCTCCACGGCTTATCCTGCAACGGTACAAGCCTATCAGGATATGGCACGTCTTGGTTTGTTAAACCGATAG
- the LOC139968608 gene encoding uncharacterized protein isoform X5, which yields MKEESDGVNQLGGQFANGRPLPNFVRHQIVELAKKGVRPCDISRQLKVSHGCVSKILVRFYETGSIKPGVIGGSKPKVATRDVVDKIAEYKRDNPTIFAWEIRDQLLQENVCDKESVPSVSSINRILRNKIVNGYVRYDASLTVKNNKTQQNTAGQDMHDDSYTSRNMIDRAFFEAVAQASVLQAQAAQAAQAQAQAQAELQAQAQAAQAHAQAVAAQAQTQNQGQTQIQVQQGGQIHTLPVSHFQSSSSLAGQYQSYFSLASPNQGTAPSIPIHVPTTSPVNGVTATLQGNTAAVPQTAVSLKRLLDTTGQFVQMTVAKPKVSPSVKSEVLSPTKVEECEVSEAQTATGYTASDLANMAAYQERGRTDMANQHLEILKSLHSVAFAQNSVAAAVASSTMTSAITNDAATKQQLEYWKYLQAALKPAEQTTEQDQTLKNYYDSWVKDLALASSADQQFKIPISYTSTEAGLNPAAPTAVESIAKDLSVTADKHVSSGKHGTDKEGEDTTFAELKPASVLLTTTKQTDDCHVKTDEAGASLTYPSSTAYPATVQAYQDMARLGLLNR from the exons ATGAAAGAAG AATCGGACGGAGTGAATCAGCTAGGAGGCCAGTTCGCCAATGGTAGGCCCCTTCCAAACTTCGTGAGACACCAGATTGTAGAATTGGCTAAGAAAGGTGTTCGTCCTTGCGATATCTCCAGACAGCTGAAAGTCTCCCATGGATGTGTCAGCAAAATTCTCGTCAG GTTTTATGAGACGGGGTCCATCAAACCAGGCGTTATAGGTGGCAGCAAACCTAAAGTTGCAACACGTGACGTTGTCGATAAGATAGCGGAGTACAAACGCGACAATCCGACCATCTTCGCATGGGAGATTAGGGATCAACTCCTTCAAGAAAATGTCTGCGATAAAGAATCGGTACCAAGTGTCAGCTCTATCAACAG AATTCTTCGGAATAAAATTGTGAACGGCTACGTGAGGTATGACGCCTCCCTTACCGTCAAGAATAATAAAACTCAACAGAACACTGCAGGACAGGACATGCATGATGATTCATATACATCTCGAAATATGATAGACAGAGCTTTCTTCGAGGCCGTGGCACAGGCTTCAGTTCTGCAAGCACAGGCCGCGCAGGCCGCACAGGCTCAGGCTCAGGCACAAGCCGAGCTTCAAGCCCAAGCACAGGCAGCCCAAGCACACGCTCAGGCGGTTGCAGCGCAAGCTCAAACTCAGAATCAAGGCCAAACTCAAATCCAGGTTCAACAAGGCGGCCAAATTCACACCCTTCCAGTCTCTCATTTTCAGTCCTCATCATCTCTTGCCGGTCAATACCAGAGTTATTTTAGCCTCGCATCGCCTAATCAAGGAACAGCTCCCTCTATCCCAATCCACGTCCCAACGACGTCTCCGGTCAACGGTGTCACAGCGACCTTACAAGGGAATACCGCCGCTGTACCACAGACAGCTGTGTCCCTGAAGAGACTCCTTGATACAACTGGGCAGTTCGTTCAAATGACGGTAGCAAAGCCGAAAGTGTCTCCATCCGTTAAGTCAGAAG TGTTATCGCCGACAAAAGTGGAAGAATGCGAAGTCTCTGAAGCGCAGACGGCTACGGGCTACACGGCGAGCGATTTAGCAAACATGGCCGCCTACCAAGAAAGGGGAAGGACTGACATGGCCAATCAACATTTAGAGATTCTTAAGTCCTTACACAGTGTTGCCTTCGCACAGAACAGTGTAGCCGCGGCAGTGGCTTCCTCGACAATGACGTCAGCAATTACCAACGACGCCGCCACAAAACAGCAACTCGAATACTGGAAATACCTCCAGGCAGCCCTTAAGCCTGCGGAGCAGACGACAGAACAGGACCAGACGTTGAAAAACTATTACGATAGTTGGGTGAAGGATCTTGCTCTAGCCAGCTCCGCAGACCAACAATTTAAG ATACCGATTTCGTACACATCGACCGAGGCAGGACTAAACCCAGCTGCTCCTACCGCGGTTGAATCGATTGCAAAAGATTTATCGGTTACCGCAGATAAACATGTTTCCAGTGGAAAGCATGGCACAG ACAAAGAGGGGGAAGATACCACATTCGCAGAATTGAAACCAGCTAGCGTTCTCTTAACCACAACCAAACAGACCGATGACTGTCATGTTAAAACTG ATGAGGCTGGTGCCTCCCTGACTTACCCATCCTCCACGGCTTATCCTGCAACGGTACAAGCCTATCAGGATATGGCACGTCTTGGTTTGTTAAACCGATAG
- the LOC139968608 gene encoding uncharacterized protein isoform X2, protein MDCSKRKIFEGCCEVTSIHFRVWFGFIRAMDLLQENSGQFTSDNLGLNCSQENTDQLPCSSRVRRIFRHTESDGVNQLGGQFANGRPLPNFVRHQIVELAKKGVRPCDISRQLKVSHGCVSKILVRFYETGSIKPGVIGGSKPKVATRDVVDKIAEYKRDNPTIFAWEIRDQLLQENVCDKESVPSVSSINRILRNKIVNGYVRYDASLTVKNNKTQQNTAGQDMHDDSYTSRNMIDRAFFEAVAQASVLQAQAAQAAQAQAQAQAELQAQAQAAQAHAQAVAAQAQTQNQGQTQIQVQQGGQIHTLPVSHFQSSSSLAGQYQSYFSLASPNQGTAPSIPIHVPTTSPVNGVTATLQGNTAAVPQTAVSLKRLLDTTGQFVQMTVAKPKVSPSVKSEVLSPTKVEECEVSEAQTATGYTASDLANMAAYQERGRTDMANQHLEILKSLHSVAFAQNSVAAAVASSTMTSAITNDAATKQQLEYWKYLQAALKPAEQTTEQDQTLKNYYDSWVKDLALASSADQQFKIPISYTSTEAGLNPAAPTAVESIAKDLSVTADKHVSSGKHGTDKEGEDTTFAELKPASVLLTTTKQTDDCHVKTAGHHVVATPMSKRVVTGY, encoded by the exons ATGGATTGTAGTAAAAGGAAGATATTTGAAGGTTGTTGTGAGGTGACTTCAATTCATTTTCGAGTTTGGTTTGGTTTTATACGTGCCATGGACCTATTACAGGAAAACAGTGGACAATTTACGTCGGACAATCTCGGATTAAATTGCTCTCAGGAAAATACGGATCAGCTTCCATGCTCATCCAGAGTTAGGAGAATTTTTAGGCATACAG AATCGGACGGAGTGAATCAGCTAGGAGGCCAGTTCGCCAATGGTAGGCCCCTTCCAAACTTCGTGAGACACCAGATTGTAGAATTGGCTAAGAAAGGTGTTCGTCCTTGCGATATCTCCAGACAGCTGAAAGTCTCCCATGGATGTGTCAGCAAAATTCTCGTCAG GTTTTATGAGACGGGGTCCATCAAACCAGGCGTTATAGGTGGCAGCAAACCTAAAGTTGCAACACGTGACGTTGTCGATAAGATAGCGGAGTACAAACGCGACAATCCGACCATCTTCGCATGGGAGATTAGGGATCAACTCCTTCAAGAAAATGTCTGCGATAAAGAATCGGTACCAAGTGTCAGCTCTATCAACAG AATTCTTCGGAATAAAATTGTGAACGGCTACGTGAGGTATGACGCCTCCCTTACCGTCAAGAATAATAAAACTCAACAGAACACTGCAGGACAGGACATGCATGATGATTCATATACATCTCGAAATATGATAGACAGAGCTTTCTTCGAGGCCGTGGCACAGGCTTCAGTTCTGCAAGCACAGGCCGCGCAGGCCGCACAGGCTCAGGCTCAGGCACAAGCCGAGCTTCAAGCCCAAGCACAGGCAGCCCAAGCACACGCTCAGGCGGTTGCAGCGCAAGCTCAAACTCAGAATCAAGGCCAAACTCAAATCCAGGTTCAACAAGGCGGCCAAATTCACACCCTTCCAGTCTCTCATTTTCAGTCCTCATCATCTCTTGCCGGTCAATACCAGAGTTATTTTAGCCTCGCATCGCCTAATCAAGGAACAGCTCCCTCTATCCCAATCCACGTCCCAACGACGTCTCCGGTCAACGGTGTCACAGCGACCTTACAAGGGAATACCGCCGCTGTACCACAGACAGCTGTGTCCCTGAAGAGACTCCTTGATACAACTGGGCAGTTCGTTCAAATGACGGTAGCAAAGCCGAAAGTGTCTCCATCCGTTAAGTCAGAAG TGTTATCGCCGACAAAAGTGGAAGAATGCGAAGTCTCTGAAGCGCAGACGGCTACGGGCTACACGGCGAGCGATTTAGCAAACATGGCCGCCTACCAAGAAAGGGGAAGGACTGACATGGCCAATCAACATTTAGAGATTCTTAAGTCCTTACACAGTGTTGCCTTCGCACAGAACAGTGTAGCCGCGGCAGTGGCTTCCTCGACAATGACGTCAGCAATTACCAACGACGCCGCCACAAAACAGCAACTCGAATACTGGAAATACCTCCAGGCAGCCCTTAAGCCTGCGGAGCAGACGACAGAACAGGACCAGACGTTGAAAAACTATTACGATAGTTGGGTGAAGGATCTTGCTCTAGCCAGCTCCGCAGACCAACAATTTAAG ATACCGATTTCGTACACATCGACCGAGGCAGGACTAAACCCAGCTGCTCCTACCGCGGTTGAATCGATTGCAAAAGATTTATCGGTTACCGCAGATAAACATGTTTCCAGTGGAAAGCATGGCACAG ACAAAGAGGGGGAAGATACCACATTCGCAGAATTGAAACCAGCTAGCGTTCTCTTAACCACAACCAAACAGACCGATGACTGTCATGTTAAAACTG CAGGACATCACGTGGTCGCTACACCAATGTCAAAGAGAGTGGTGACAGGATATTGA
- the LOC139968608 gene encoding uncharacterized protein isoform X3, with protein sequence MDCSKRKIFEGCCEVTSIHFRVWFGFIRAMDLLQENSGQFTSDNLGLNCSQENTDQLPCSSRVRRIFRHTESDGVNQLGGQFANGRPLPNFVRHQIVELAKKGVRPCDISRQLKVSHGCVSKILVRFYETGSIKPGVIGGSKPKVATRDVVDKIAEYKRDNPTIFAWEIRDQLLQENVCDKESVPSVSSINRILRNKIVNGYVRYDASLTVKNNKTQQNTAGQDMHDDSYTSRNMIDRAFFEAVAQASVLQAQAAQAAQAQAQAQAELQAQAQAAQAHAQAVAAQAQTQNQGQTQIQVQQGGQIHTLPVSHFQSSSSLAGQYQSYFSLASPNQGTAPSIPIHVPTTSPVNGVTATLQGNTAAVPQTAVSLKRLLDTTGQFVQMTVAKPKVSPSVKSEVLSPTKVEECEVSEAQTATGYTASDLANMAAYQERGRTDMANQHLEILKSLHSVAFAQNSVAAAVASSTMTSAITNDAATKQQLEYWKYLQAALKPAEQTTEQDQTLKNYYDSWVKDLALASSADQQFKIPISYTSTEAGLNPAAPTAVESIAKDLSVTADKHVSSGKHGTDKEGEDTTFAELKPASVLLTTTKQTDDCHVKTGHHVVATPMSKRVVTGY encoded by the exons ATGGATTGTAGTAAAAGGAAGATATTTGAAGGTTGTTGTGAGGTGACTTCAATTCATTTTCGAGTTTGGTTTGGTTTTATACGTGCCATGGACCTATTACAGGAAAACAGTGGACAATTTACGTCGGACAATCTCGGATTAAATTGCTCTCAGGAAAATACGGATCAGCTTCCATGCTCATCCAGAGTTAGGAGAATTTTTAGGCATACAG AATCGGACGGAGTGAATCAGCTAGGAGGCCAGTTCGCCAATGGTAGGCCCCTTCCAAACTTCGTGAGACACCAGATTGTAGAATTGGCTAAGAAAGGTGTTCGTCCTTGCGATATCTCCAGACAGCTGAAAGTCTCCCATGGATGTGTCAGCAAAATTCTCGTCAG GTTTTATGAGACGGGGTCCATCAAACCAGGCGTTATAGGTGGCAGCAAACCTAAAGTTGCAACACGTGACGTTGTCGATAAGATAGCGGAGTACAAACGCGACAATCCGACCATCTTCGCATGGGAGATTAGGGATCAACTCCTTCAAGAAAATGTCTGCGATAAAGAATCGGTACCAAGTGTCAGCTCTATCAACAG AATTCTTCGGAATAAAATTGTGAACGGCTACGTGAGGTATGACGCCTCCCTTACCGTCAAGAATAATAAAACTCAACAGAACACTGCAGGACAGGACATGCATGATGATTCATATACATCTCGAAATATGATAGACAGAGCTTTCTTCGAGGCCGTGGCACAGGCTTCAGTTCTGCAAGCACAGGCCGCGCAGGCCGCACAGGCTCAGGCTCAGGCACAAGCCGAGCTTCAAGCCCAAGCACAGGCAGCCCAAGCACACGCTCAGGCGGTTGCAGCGCAAGCTCAAACTCAGAATCAAGGCCAAACTCAAATCCAGGTTCAACAAGGCGGCCAAATTCACACCCTTCCAGTCTCTCATTTTCAGTCCTCATCATCTCTTGCCGGTCAATACCAGAGTTATTTTAGCCTCGCATCGCCTAATCAAGGAACAGCTCCCTCTATCCCAATCCACGTCCCAACGACGTCTCCGGTCAACGGTGTCACAGCGACCTTACAAGGGAATACCGCCGCTGTACCACAGACAGCTGTGTCCCTGAAGAGACTCCTTGATACAACTGGGCAGTTCGTTCAAATGACGGTAGCAAAGCCGAAAGTGTCTCCATCCGTTAAGTCAGAAG TGTTATCGCCGACAAAAGTGGAAGAATGCGAAGTCTCTGAAGCGCAGACGGCTACGGGCTACACGGCGAGCGATTTAGCAAACATGGCCGCCTACCAAGAAAGGGGAAGGACTGACATGGCCAATCAACATTTAGAGATTCTTAAGTCCTTACACAGTGTTGCCTTCGCACAGAACAGTGTAGCCGCGGCAGTGGCTTCCTCGACAATGACGTCAGCAATTACCAACGACGCCGCCACAAAACAGCAACTCGAATACTGGAAATACCTCCAGGCAGCCCTTAAGCCTGCGGAGCAGACGACAGAACAGGACCAGACGTTGAAAAACTATTACGATAGTTGGGTGAAGGATCTTGCTCTAGCCAGCTCCGCAGACCAACAATTTAAG ATACCGATTTCGTACACATCGACCGAGGCAGGACTAAACCCAGCTGCTCCTACCGCGGTTGAATCGATTGCAAAAGATTTATCGGTTACCGCAGATAAACATGTTTCCAGTGGAAAGCATGGCACAG ACAAAGAGGGGGAAGATACCACATTCGCAGAATTGAAACCAGCTAGCGTTCTCTTAACCACAACCAAACAGACCGATGACTGTCATGTTAAAACTG GACATCACGTGGTCGCTACACCAATGTCAAAGAGAGTGGTGACAGGATATTGA